The nucleotide window GACTGTTGGTATTTTTCAGAAACAGGATGAAATTGAAATACTTCCTATTCTAGAGTTGGCTCCTAAAATGGAATTTTGTGATTTTAAGTCCAAATATACCAAAGGTATGATAGATTTTATTATTCCGGCCCATATCGATAACAAAGTTTTGATCCAAATTCAACACGATGTAAAAAGGATTTTTCATCACCTGCGGCTGAGAGATTGTGTGCGTATTGATTTGATTTTAACTGACGATGATATTCCCTGTTATCTTGAAGTAAATACATCTCCTGGCATGACGCCAACTAGTGATATTCCTGCAATGCTCGAGGCCGCGAAGATACCATTACCGCGCTTTGTAGAAATATTGTGCTATAATGCGTTGCATAGAATAAAAATTTCGGAGTCTTGATGAGATCACTATCGTTTCCAGATAAAAAATCCACATTGCTGATCATTCTTCTTATTGTTCTGAGTGTTTGCGTGCATGGAGTCATATTTTTGCTGCTGGATACGGCGAATGTTTTTCAGATCAAGAAAGTTGATATTTCAGGACTTGAGTTGGCGGATACTCCGTCATTACGTAATTTGATTCTGCCGCTTTATGAACAGTCGTTGACAAGTTTGAATATTAAGCAACTGAATGATCAACTTCTGCAACAACCGCTTGTAGCGAGTAGCGTTACAGAGAGAGATTTTCCTTATACAGTGAAGATTTCTATTGAAGAACGCAAACCTGTTGCGGAGATTCGTTATAACAATGCTATGTTAGTAATTGATAAGACAGGAAAAATTCTTCCACTTGTTCCGAATAAAAGCACGCCACAAATTGTCACGGATTTTGGGTTGATTGTCAATGAGGACCAGATTTTAGATGAATTTCTACTGGAAAATCTGCCGGCTTTAGAACTACCCGTTGCACGTCAGATTTCATCAGTAACGTTTATGCGTGAAAACGGATTGAGCTTTCGATTAGATGGACTGCCTTCAGATTTTCTGATTGGGCAGCGGATTCTTAATCAAAAATTTATTACTCGTGCCTTAGAAATTAAAAATACAATTATCAGTCAGCAGATCGTTCCGCCTGCTAAGATAGACATCCACAGCGACGAAAATGCTGCGATAGGATTCAGATAAATTCAGAGGACATTGTGAGCGTTAAAAAAAATCAACATTCTGCCGTTTTGGCCGGTCTTGATATGGGAACAAGCAAAATTTGTGCTGTTATTTCGCGGTTGAATCACAACAAGCAGTTGGAAATTTTGGGTACGGGATACGTTCCTTCGCGTGGGATCAGAAAAGGTGTGGTGGTGAATTTGGAGCAAGCGGCGGCTTCTGCTCAGGCTGCGATCGAAAAAGCTGAACTTCAAGCAGGTTTGAGGGTTGACGG belongs to Brevinema andersonii and includes:
- a CDS encoding cell division protein FtsQ/DivIB; the protein is MRSLSFPDKKSTLLIILLIVLSVCVHGVIFLLLDTANVFQIKKVDISGLELADTPSLRNLILPLYEQSLTSLNIKQLNDQLLQQPLVASSVTERDFPYTVKISIEERKPVAEIRYNNAMLVIDKTGKILPLVPNKSTPQIVTDFGLIVNEDQILDEFLLENLPALELPVARQISSVTFMRENGLSFRLDGLPSDFLIGQRILNQKFITRALEIKNTIISQQIVPPAKIDIHSDENAAIGFR